From the Paracholeplasma morum genome, one window contains:
- a CDS encoding asparaginase: MMQKILILFTGGTISMTTDLSTKKTVLDDSNIDLISSISKRFQNNELVPLVFSMKPSPAMTPNDMCRIGQLIDEKLSQDDYAGCVVTHGTDTLEETSYFLDLFLQTRKPVVVTGSMRNYSELGYDGFSNLVSSILVAGNPASINRGVLVCLNDEINSASEVTKTHTLALDTFKSMEFGPLGIVDEQDVIYYRESVKHKYHLTPSQLTARVDIIKVTTGMDSSLLNYYVESKLVNGIVLEAFGRGNVPPTMVDGIKNAINHGIKVVVTSRCPKGRVRDTYAYAGGGAHLKELGVLFSGDLSSQKSRIKLLLALSLNNDNIDQYFEIA; encoded by the coding sequence ATGATGCAAAAAATACTTATCTTATTTACTGGCGGTACGATTTCAATGACTACTGACCTCTCTACAAAAAAAACTGTCTTAGATGATTCAAATATAGATTTGATATCATCAATTAGTAAGCGCTTTCAAAATAATGAGTTAGTTCCATTAGTTTTCTCTATGAAACCTTCTCCCGCAATGACTCCTAATGATATGTGTCGTATTGGCCAGTTGATTGATGAAAAACTTTCACAAGATGATTACGCAGGTTGTGTCGTTACTCACGGTACAGATACCTTAGAGGAAACTTCCTACTTCTTGGATTTATTTTTACAAACTCGTAAGCCTGTCGTTGTAACGGGTTCTATGCGAAACTATTCTGAACTTGGGTATGATGGATTCTCAAACCTTGTTAGTTCAATTTTGGTTGCCGGAAATCCTGCTTCAATTAATCGTGGGGTTCTCGTATGTTTGAATGATGAAATTAATTCTGCCTCTGAAGTTACTAAGACACATACATTAGCTTTAGATACATTTAAGTCTATGGAGTTTGGTCCTTTAGGGATTGTCGATGAACAAGATGTGATCTATTATCGCGAATCGGTTAAGCATAAATACCACTTAACACCTTCTCAATTGACCGCACGTGTGGACATTATTAAGGTTACAACTGGAATGGATTCATCTTTGCTAAATTATTATGTGGAATCTAAGCTTGTTAATGGGATTGTCCTAGAGGCCTTTGGTCGTGGAAATGTACCTCCAACAATGGTCGATGGTATTAAAAATGCAATCAATCATGGCATAAAAGTTGTTGTTACTTCTAGATGTCCGAAAGGTCGAGTTAGAGATACATATGCATATGCAGGTGGTGGAGCTCATTTAAAGGAGCTTGGCGTATTGTTTTCTGGGGATCTATCAAGTCAAAAATCAAGAATCAAATTACTATTGGCATTGAGCCTAAATAACGACAATATAGACCAATATTTTGAAATTGCATAA
- a CDS encoding nucleoside kinase, with translation MIKIVVNKKQYEVESGTTLEQLKKQLNLEAYAATVNNRIRELTFPLTKNSEVQFLDLTDRDAVRIYESTLRYVISMAVKNLYPEVSVKFNYSVSRAILGILDNLDHKLDRNTIKSIDSEIQRIIEQDLPIERKTIDLDEAIEMYRSHGYLDKVNILKYRDEDKVNMYTCEEYFNYMFGYMLPSTGYLKEYALSLYHPGFIIQYPRSELGGIIPPFDDAPIFSKTIKEATKWGKNIDGDYIHKLNQYVEKGLTVELINMCETKHNRQMAELGERIYQDIDSIRLIAIAGPSSSGKTTFSTRLRIELLSRGIKPLMISIDDYYQPKDQAPKDQFGNPDLEHIEALDISLFDEQMLALIQGEEVTLPHFNFKTGRREAGRKVKISEATPIIIEGIHALNDRLTSSIPQHQKFKVFIAPQTQLHIDDQNPISFTDLRLLRRIVRDQKFRNSPADETISMWASVRRGEFKWIYPYQETANYVFNSELTYELAVLKKHAYRTLNNISRESEHFITANRLLKFLKYFIDIEDDLVPNNSLLREFIGGSVFHV, from the coding sequence ATGATAAAAATAGTAGTAAACAAAAAGCAGTACGAAGTTGAGTCTGGTACAACACTAGAACAACTAAAAAAGCAGCTTAATCTTGAAGCTTATGCCGCAACTGTCAATAACAGAATTCGTGAATTGACTTTCCCTCTAACAAAGAACTCAGAGGTTCAATTCTTGGATTTAACCGACAGAGATGCCGTAAGAATCTATGAGTCGACATTAAGATATGTCATATCTATGGCTGTAAAAAACTTGTATCCTGAAGTGAGTGTTAAATTCAACTACAGCGTTTCAAGAGCGATTCTTGGTATATTAGATAATTTAGATCATAAATTAGACCGAAATACCATCAAATCCATTGATTCTGAAATTCAAAGAATCATTGAGCAAGATTTACCGATTGAAAGAAAAACAATCGATTTAGATGAAGCAATCGAGATGTATAGATCTCATGGCTATCTAGACAAAGTGAATATCTTAAAATACCGTGATGAAGACAAAGTAAACATGTACACATGTGAAGAATACTTCAACTATATGTTTGGTTACATGTTACCTTCTACAGGCTATCTAAAAGAATATGCACTATCGCTTTACCACCCAGGTTTTATTATTCAATACCCAAGAAGTGAATTGGGAGGTATCATCCCACCATTTGATGATGCACCAATCTTCTCAAAAACCATTAAAGAAGCAACCAAATGGGGGAAGAATATTGATGGCGACTACATTCATAAGTTAAACCAATACGTTGAAAAAGGCTTAACTGTTGAACTTATTAACATGTGTGAAACAAAGCATAACAGACAAATGGCTGAGCTCGGAGAACGCATTTATCAAGACATCGATTCAATCCGTTTAATCGCAATCGCAGGCCCTTCTTCAAGCGGCAAAACAACATTTAGTACACGTTTGAGAATTGAACTGTTATCTCGCGGTATTAAGCCATTAATGATTTCAATTGACGATTATTATCAACCAAAAGATCAAGCTCCGAAAGACCAATTTGGTAATCCGGATTTAGAACACATCGAAGCACTAGATATTAGCTTATTCGATGAACAAATGTTGGCACTTATTCAAGGTGAAGAGGTTACATTACCACACTTCAACTTCAAAACAGGCCGCAGAGAAGCTGGTAGAAAAGTTAAAATTAGTGAAGCTACACCAATCATCATTGAAGGTATTCATGCCTTGAACGACAGATTGACTTCATCTATTCCACAACATCAAAAATTCAAAGTATTCATTGCGCCACAAACTCAATTACACATTGATGACCAAAATCCAATTAGCTTTACAGATTTAAGATTATTAAGACGTATTGTTAGGGATCAAAAGTTCAGAAACTCACCTGCAGATGAAACCATCTCAATGTGGGCAAGCGTAAGACGCGGAGAATTCAAGTGGATTTATCCATATCAAGAAACCGCAAACTACGTATTCAACTCAGAATTAACTTATGAATTGGCTGTATTAAAGAAACATGCATATAGAACTCTAAACAATATCTCTAGAGAGTCTGAGCATTTCATCACAGCTAACAGATTACTGAAGTTCTTAAAGTACTTCATTGATATTGAAGATGATTTAGTTCCAAACAACTCATTATTAAGAGAATTTATCGGTGGATCAGTATTCCACGTATAA
- the parC gene encoding DNA topoisomerase IV subunit A, with translation MSKKTIDKKIDAFIEEKIKTEKLEDIIGERFGRYSKYIIQDRALPDARDGLKPVQRRILYAMYKMGMFNDKPFKKSARIAGEVMGKYHPHGDSSIYDAMVRMSQGFKVGVTLIEMHGNNGSIDGDSAAAMRYTEARLSKEAEYLIADIDKRTVPFVPNFDDEELEPTVLPAKFPNLLVNGANGISAGYATKIPPHNLKEVIKATIERIDKPDLTIDRLMKIIPGPDFPTGGIVQGKEGIKQAFETGSGKVIIRSKTSFETFNKDQTRIVINEIPYEVNKAELVKSIDLLRIDKKLEDIQEVRDESDREGLRISIELKKDANPDICLAYLLKNTDLQVNYNYNMVAIHHQRPVQMGVIEIIDAYINHQKEVITNRSNFDLDKAEKRLHIVSGLIKMVDVIDEVIHIIRQSKNKQTSKENIIKKFGFSELQAEAIVTLQLYRLSSTDINLLIKESNELEEKIEWLKQVLSDEQMLLGVIKKELKEVSSKVGTPRKTVIEEEIETIKIEKADLISDERVRVGVTKDGYIKRSNLRSYTASKQPGLKDQDGMLFDQEVSTKDVLLMFTTLGNYIYLPVFELEEMKWKDLGAFINNIVPIEKNEFIIKIYAISNFNVDTNVLLTTEQARIKQTKLMDFEVSRYSKTIRAMKIQENDELTSVDLYTKNNIIVFTKEGKALRFHQNDVPVYGTQSNGISSVKLDPTDKVVKAIYAKSSDDILILTSLGNIKRDKVDNIPMSKRLKATTELIKLRKRNPHFIRDVSRVSIEQFKENVDVLVTAKQGSLLLKIEDLKSNAEYGKPFLDTAVFGKSLFITLNPASTEADDEELIEKGSVVLTTPKKQPVVKTPKTIKIVETKEEPAKTVEISTPVVSETKETADLEHTDDKKIHIKKLSLFEDDDWKE, from the coding sequence ATGAGTAAAAAAACGATTGACAAAAAAATAGATGCCTTTATTGAAGAAAAAATTAAAACTGAAAAACTTGAAGACATTATTGGAGAACGTTTTGGTAGATATTCCAAATATATCATCCAAGACCGTGCACTTCCAGATGCAAGAGATGGCTTAAAACCTGTTCAAAGACGTATTTTGTACGCTATGTATAAAATGGGTATGTTTAACGATAAACCATTTAAGAAGAGCGCTCGTATCGCTGGAGAAGTAATGGGGAAATACCATCCACACGGGGACTCCTCGATTTATGATGCGATGGTTAGAATGAGCCAAGGCTTTAAAGTTGGGGTAACGCTCATTGAAATGCATGGAAACAACGGTTCAATTGATGGCGACTCTGCCGCTGCAATGCGTTATACAGAAGCCAGATTATCAAAAGAAGCTGAATACTTAATCGCAGACATAGACAAAAGAACAGTTCCTTTCGTTCCAAACTTTGACGATGAAGAACTAGAACCTACCGTTTTACCAGCCAAGTTTCCTAACTTACTTGTTAACGGTGCTAATGGTATATCTGCAGGTTATGCAACGAAAATCCCACCACATAATTTGAAAGAGGTTATCAAAGCCACTATTGAGCGAATTGATAAACCTGATTTAACCATAGACAGATTGATGAAAATAATTCCTGGTCCAGATTTCCCTACTGGAGGAATCGTACAAGGTAAAGAAGGCATTAAACAAGCTTTTGAAACAGGCTCAGGAAAAGTTATTATCAGATCAAAAACATCCTTTGAAACGTTTAATAAAGATCAAACAAGAATTGTTATTAACGAGATTCCATATGAGGTCAACAAGGCTGAACTTGTTAAATCTATAGACTTACTGAGAATTGACAAGAAATTAGAAGATATTCAAGAAGTAAGAGATGAGTCTGACCGTGAAGGGCTTAGAATCTCAATTGAGTTAAAGAAGGACGCCAATCCTGATATTTGTTTAGCTTATTTACTTAAAAACACAGATCTTCAAGTAAACTACAACTACAATATGGTTGCAATTCATCATCAAAGACCAGTTCAAATGGGTGTTATTGAGATTATTGACGCTTATATTAATCACCAAAAGGAAGTTATCACTAACCGCTCAAACTTTGATTTAGATAAGGCAGAGAAGAGACTTCACATTGTTTCTGGCTTAATTAAGATGGTCGATGTCATCGATGAAGTTATTCATATCATTAGACAATCCAAAAACAAGCAAACCTCTAAAGAAAACATCATCAAGAAGTTTGGCTTTAGTGAACTTCAAGCTGAAGCGATTGTAACACTTCAACTCTATCGTTTAAGTTCGACTGATATCAACTTATTAATTAAGGAATCGAATGAGTTAGAAGAAAAAATCGAATGGCTAAAACAAGTATTATCTGATGAGCAAATGCTGCTTGGCGTGATTAAGAAGGAACTCAAGGAAGTATCTTCAAAAGTCGGAACACCAAGAAAGACTGTTATCGAAGAAGAAATCGAAACCATAAAGATTGAGAAAGCAGATCTTATTAGCGATGAACGTGTTCGCGTTGGCGTTACTAAAGATGGCTATATTAAGCGTTCAAACTTAAGAAGCTATACTGCCTCAAAACAACCAGGGCTAAAAGACCAAGACGGAATGTTATTTGATCAAGAAGTTTCTACAAAAGATGTCTTGCTAATGTTTACCACATTGGGAAATTACATATACTTACCAGTGTTCGAACTTGAAGAAATGAAGTGGAAAGACTTGGGTGCGTTTATCAATAATATCGTCCCAATAGAAAAGAATGAGTTTATCATAAAAATATATGCTATCTCAAACTTTAATGTGGATACGAATGTGTTATTAACCACTGAACAAGCCAGAATTAAGCAAACTAAGCTAATGGATTTTGAAGTATCTCGTTATTCAAAGACCATTCGTGCAATGAAGATTCAAGAAAATGATGAATTAACCAGTGTTGATCTATATACAAAGAATAATATCATTGTCTTTACGAAAGAAGGCAAAGCCCTTCGTTTCCACCAAAACGATGTACCCGTTTATGGTACTCAATCGAATGGTATATCTTCAGTGAAATTAGATCCTACAGATAAAGTGGTTAAAGCAATCTATGCTAAATCAAGTGATGATATCCTTATTCTTACTTCACTAGGCAATATTAAACGTGATAAAGTGGATAATATTCCGATGTCAAAACGTTTAAAAGCAACCACAGAGTTGATTAAGCTGAGAAAACGCAATCCACACTTCATTCGTGACGTTTCGAGGGTATCAATTGAACAATTTAAAGAAAACGTCGATGTTTTAGTAACTGCAAAACAAGGGTCTTTATTGCTCAAAATTGAAGACTTAAAGAGTAATGCTGAATATGGTAAACCATTCTTAGATACAGCAGTTTTTGGTAAATCTCTATTCATCACTCTTAATCCTGCAAGCACTGAAGCAGACGATGAAGAATTAATTGAAAAGGGCTCAGTTGTGCTAACAACACCTAAAAAACAACCTGTTGTTAAGACACCAAAAACTATAAAAATTGTAGAAACCAAAGAAGAACCGGCAAAAACAGTAGAAATAAGTACGCCAGTCGTTTCTGAAACTAAAGAAACGGCTGATTTAGAGCACACAGACGACAAGAAAATACATATTAAAAAATTGTCTCTATTTGAAGATGACGATTGGAAGGAGTAA